From Paenibacillus graminis, a single genomic window includes:
- a CDS encoding ABC transporter ATP-binding protein, translated as MQDRLQKTVLLAKQVRKSYGARGNVQQVLKGIDLRVLEGEFVGIMGPSGSGKSTLLNVLSTIDTATKGTIFLEDTDIAAMNHPELCAFRRKKLGFIFQDYNLLDTLTVKENILLPISLGKRNKQAAEAEYQAIAVNLGIGEIAHKFPHEISGGQRQRTSAARALIHRPSLVFADEPTGALDSKAASSLLGTFEELNRERSITIMMVTHDPLASSYCSRVVFLKDGALYSELYRGSKTRETFFKDILNVQAVLGGDRVDPV; from the coding sequence ATGCAAGACAGACTTCAAAAAACCGTGCTGCTTGCCAAGCAGGTGCGTAAATCATATGGGGCCAGGGGCAATGTTCAACAAGTGCTCAAAGGCATAGACCTCCGTGTATTAGAAGGGGAGTTTGTCGGCATTATGGGCCCGTCCGGGTCCGGGAAATCAACGCTGCTCAATGTACTGTCCACCATCGATACAGCGACGAAAGGCACAATTTTTCTTGAGGATACGGACATCGCGGCCATGAATCATCCTGAATTGTGTGCGTTTCGGCGCAAAAAGCTCGGATTCATCTTTCAGGATTACAACCTGCTCGATACATTGACGGTAAAAGAGAATATCCTGCTGCCTATTTCGCTCGGCAAAAGGAACAAACAGGCAGCAGAAGCTGAGTATCAGGCCATTGCCGTGAACCTTGGCATTGGGGAAATCGCGCATAAATTTCCGCATGAAATTTCCGGCGGCCAGCGGCAGCGGACGTCGGCAGCACGTGCGCTGATCCATCGGCCCTCTCTCGTATTTGCGGACGAGCCCACAGGCGCTTTGGATTCAAAGGCGGCTTCTTCTTTACTGGGAACATTCGAGGAGCTTAACCGGGAGCGCAGCATTACGATTATGATGGTCACGCATGATCCCTTAGCTTCAAGCTATTGCAGCCGCGTCGTGTTTTTGAAGGATGGAGCGCTCTATTCTGAATTATACCGCGGCAGCAAAACGCGCGAGACTTTCTTCAAAGATATTCTCAATGTGCAGGCCGTGCTCGGGGGTGACCGCGTTGACCCTGTTTGA
- a CDS encoding sensor histidine kinase — translation MILRYLYDRKSWISFYLSSLLLVDLLIWMDGGIAVRGQSLLYLNLLLILAMAVFLGWRCQKEMKYAQSLAKLAEEMNEDWIATLPAACFYQEEATSRLLGAVNRWYWKQLSDGMAAHSLEQDYMAAWVHEVKTPLTAMKLTIDAGKGHPAMRSIESEWLRIHLLLDQQLHISRLPSLESDYMLEQAGIQRLAAREVRELASWCVEKNIAVEFGGEEATVNTDCKWCRFIIRQLLTNAVKYSPEGGTIYLTSMAAPDGTVRMTVADEGPGIAAHDLPRIFDKGFTGGHGRLHNAATGLGLYLARTVADKIGISLTVQSELNRGTSMQLTFSVSNRFESVRTGRG, via the coding sequence TTGATACTCCGCTATCTGTATGACAGGAAAAGCTGGATCAGTTTCTATCTGTCGTCCCTGCTGCTGGTGGATTTGCTGATCTGGATGGACGGCGGGATTGCGGTCCGTGGGCAGTCGCTTCTATATTTGAACCTCTTGCTGATTCTGGCCATGGCCGTTTTCCTGGGGTGGCGCTGTCAGAAAGAAATGAAGTATGCGCAGAGTCTGGCGAAGCTGGCCGAAGAGATGAATGAAGACTGGATTGCGACATTGCCTGCTGCCTGTTTCTATCAGGAAGAAGCGACCAGCCGGCTCTTGGGAGCGGTGAACCGCTGGTACTGGAAGCAGCTTTCTGACGGCATGGCTGCCCATTCGTTGGAGCAGGATTATATGGCTGCCTGGGTCCATGAAGTGAAGACGCCGCTGACCGCCATGAAATTGACAATTGATGCCGGCAAAGGCCACCCGGCTATGCGCAGCATCGAATCTGAATGGCTGCGGATTCATTTGCTTCTGGACCAGCAGCTGCATATTTCACGTCTGCCGTCCCTGGAGTCCGATTATATGCTGGAACAGGCCGGGATTCAGCGGCTTGCTGCCCGGGAAGTGCGCGAACTGGCCTCTTGGTGTGTGGAAAAAAATATAGCTGTCGAATTCGGCGGAGAAGAGGCCACGGTCAATACGGACTGCAAATGGTGCCGTTTCATCATCCGGCAGTTGTTGACCAATGCGGTCAAATACAGCCCGGAAGGCGGAACGATATATCTCACGTCGATGGCCGCGCCGGATGGTACAGTTCGAATGACGGTTGCGGATGAAGGTCCGGGTATTGCCGCGCATGACCTGCCGCGGATATTCGACAAAGGATTTACCGGAGGGCATGGAAGACTGCACAATGCGGCAACCGGACTGGGGCTTTATCTGGCCCGTACAGTTGCGGACAAAATCGGAATATCCCTGACCGTACAGTCGGAGCTGAACAGAGGAACATCCATGCAGCTCACCTTTTCTGTAAGCAACAGGTTCGAGTCCGTCCGGACAGGGAGGGGATGA
- a CDS encoding response regulator transcription factor produces the protein MDLNIYIIEDDAAIFRSLKERLEQWSFQVTGPERYDDVMHTFIRLQPQLVIIDIQLPMYDGFHWCREIRAVSKVPVLFLSSRDHPLDMVMAMNLGADDYISKPFHMDVLLAKIQAILRRTYAYTEESAADLIEWNGAIIDMKRGLIRKAGQDVLLTKNEFFILVVLVQAKDQIISRHELIRKLWDDEHFVNDNTLTANIARLRQKLAVFELDEAIVTKKGLGYMAATL, from the coding sequence ATGGATTTGAACATTTATATTATCGAAGACGATGCGGCCATTTTCCGTTCCTTGAAGGAAAGACTGGAGCAATGGTCGTTTCAAGTTACGGGACCGGAGCGGTATGATGATGTGATGCATACTTTTATCCGCTTGCAGCCTCAGTTAGTGATTATTGATATCCAGCTTCCGATGTACGACGGGTTTCACTGGTGCCGGGAGATCCGGGCGGTGTCCAAAGTGCCGGTTCTGTTTCTGTCTTCGCGCGACCATCCGCTGGATATGGTGATGGCGATGAACCTGGGGGCGGACGATTATATCTCCAAACCGTTCCATATGGACGTGCTGCTGGCCAAAATTCAGGCGATTCTCCGCCGGACATATGCTTACACAGAGGAGTCAGCTGCTGATCTGATTGAATGGAACGGTGCCATTATTGACATGAAGCGCGGTCTGATCCGCAAGGCTGGGCAGGATGTCCTGTTAACCAAAAATGAGTTCTTTATCCTCGTTGTACTCGTCCAGGCGAAGGATCAGATTATCTCCCGGCATGAGCTGATCCGCAAGCTGTGGGATGATGAGCATTTTGTCAACGACAATACATTAACTGCGAATATCGCCCGGCTGCGCCAAAAGCTGGCCGTGTTTGAACTGGATGAGGCTATTGTCACGAAAAAAGGGCTTGGTTATATGGCAGCAACATTATGA
- a CDS encoding serine hydrolase — MNRKKKRASRTFGILTVLLMVSLAAESSVYAGAPSEWDSAAAVPASTGSASLPVLDTAALTAKTDGPREAKEVEAFLDAFFAREDIRQKAGAVAVSVVQGGKVLASKGYGITDRTSKAKVEASRTTFRIASVSKVFTAAAVMQLVQAGKVSLQDNIEKYLDGYPLTNPFGTPVTIEDLLTHTSGFEVREPSDASYLMDDSQKPVSLKESILEQFPPVVREPGTSYMYDNFASRLLGYIVQQASGEPFGSYMQQHLFKPLGMHSSSFSRSKELAGRLASSYDSEGKPIPVYHFSPGEWPEGSMISTASDMALFMKAFLNNGRTADGTVVLSPESIKAMSAYHVAIHPDLPDMTYGFEAPALPSKTNGENVISKGGDILGFSSLLWLLPDRKTGVFITYNANQDLRDEFFAAFMDHYYSGHPTSFGTKGFKPQSRESLAKFAGLYSDLRIKLLTRVEVSGTGTLSVSDLKGGRHELRQVEDTLFIDEQGKPLAFKADGAGRINDLKYSNLYSYAAKIPENPAGFPDVTEGHPYAKYILGLKSLGYLADDLSKPFQPGEAVTRGAFVQAFNAVWSIPESSKPPAFKDTANSPYRRAIQAAVESGLLEGAGEGLFEPDRPIRREEAAVIVFRLLAGSGMRKPDSTTKLVPGTSKWAEEAVSSAVVWKLHGPEVTESKGVFDYGSQRTLNKQELAALLFTMLLPD; from the coding sequence TTGAATCGTAAGAAGAAGAGAGCTAGCCGCACGTTCGGCATCCTGACCGTTTTATTGATGGTAAGCCTGGCTGCTGAATCAAGTGTATATGCCGGAGCGCCGTCTGAATGGGACTCGGCTGCCGCCGTTCCGGCCTCAACCGGCAGCGCCTCCCTTCCCGTACTGGACACTGCGGCTTTGACAGCTAAGACGGATGGTCCGCGTGAAGCCAAGGAAGTGGAGGCGTTCCTGGATGCTTTTTTTGCCAGGGAGGACATCAGGCAGAAGGCAGGAGCTGTTGCGGTATCCGTCGTTCAAGGTGGGAAGGTGCTTGCTTCCAAAGGCTACGGTATTACCGACAGAACGTCGAAAGCGAAAGTGGAGGCAAGCCGGACCACTTTCCGGATCGCCTCGGTCTCCAAAGTGTTCACAGCCGCAGCAGTCATGCAGCTCGTCCAGGCAGGGAAGGTTTCGCTGCAAGACAATATTGAAAAGTATCTGGACGGGTATCCATTAACCAATCCCTTCGGCACACCGGTTACCATCGAGGATCTGTTGACACATACGTCAGGATTTGAAGTGCGTGAACCTTCAGATGCCAGTTATTTAATGGATGATTCCCAAAAGCCGGTCTCACTAAAGGAAAGCATCTTGGAGCAGTTTCCTCCGGTTGTCCGCGAGCCGGGAACGTCATATATGTACGATAACTTCGCATCCAGGCTGCTGGGGTATATCGTCCAGCAGGCAAGCGGAGAGCCCTTCGGAAGCTATATGCAGCAGCATCTGTTTAAGCCGCTCGGCATGCATTCAAGCAGCTTTAGCCGGAGCAAGGAGCTGGCTGGACGCTTGGCATCATCCTATGATTCGGAGGGCAAACCCATCCCTGTGTATCATTTTTCACCGGGTGAGTGGCCGGAGGGCAGTATGATATCGACAGCCTCCGATATGGCTCTGTTTATGAAGGCCTTCTTGAACAATGGGCGGACAGCTGACGGTACGGTTGTGCTGTCGCCCGAATCGATCAAAGCAATGTCAGCCTACCACGTAGCGATTCATCCGGATTTGCCGGATATGACCTACGGCTTCGAAGCGCCGGCTCTTCCCTCTAAGACAAACGGTGAAAACGTAATATCCAAGGGCGGAGATATCCTGGGTTTCAGTTCATTGCTCTGGCTTTTGCCGGACCGCAAAACGGGTGTCTTCATTACCTATAATGCAAATCAGGATTTGCGGGATGAATTTTTTGCCGCCTTTATGGACCATTATTATTCCGGACATCCGACTTCGTTTGGAACAAAGGGCTTCAAACCGCAATCCAGAGAGAGTCTCGCTAAATTTGCAGGGTTGTACTCCGACCTGCGGATCAAACTGCTGACCCGGGTCGAGGTATCCGGTACAGGCACGCTGTCTGTGAGTGATCTAAAGGGGGGACGTCACGAGCTGAGACAAGTGGAGGATACCCTCTTCATCGATGAGCAGGGCAAGCCGCTAGCCTTCAAGGCGGATGGCGCTGGCCGCATCAATGATCTGAAATATTCTAATTTATACAGCTATGCAGCCAAAATACCTGAGAATCCCGCCGGATTCCCGGACGTAACAGAGGGTCATCCGTATGCAAAATACATTCTCGGCCTGAAGTCACTTGGCTATCTGGCAGATGATCTGTCCAAGCCGTTTCAGCCCGGGGAAGCCGTCACTCGCGGAGCATTTGTCCAAGCCTTTAATGCGGTGTGGAGCATCCCGGAATCATCCAAGCCGCCCGCGTTCAAGGACACGGCAAATTCCCCGTACCGGCGGGCAATTCAAGCCGCTGTCGAATCCGGCTTGCTGGAGGGGGCGGGGGAAGGCCTGTTTGAACCGGACCGTCCGATCCGCCGTGAAGAAGCAGCCGTTATCGTCTTTCGCTTACTGGCCGGATCAGGGATGAGAAAGCCGGATTCCACAACAAAGCTTGTGCCCGGCACGTCCAAGTGGGCTGAGGAGGCGGTCAGCTCGGCTGTCGTCTGGAAGCTTCATGGACCGGAAGTGACCGAGTCGAAGGGCGTGTTCGACTACGGCTCACAGCGGACGCTGAACAAGCAGGAGCTGGCGGCACTGCTGTTCACGATGCTCCTGCCGGATTAA
- a CDS encoding SDR family NAD(P)-dependent oxidoreductase — protein MEMGLSGKTALVTGSTKGIGKAIAIELAREGVHVLINGRKYEEVERTVNELRSNFPATSPQNATADIVDPGQREILFEKYPDIDILVNNTGIYEIMQYEDVDDEVWENYFRTNVLAANGLSKFYLPQMLKKNDGRLIFIASEEALMPSGQMPQYAVTKSMLLSLSKSLSKLTIGSEVTVNTILPGPTLSENVQGIIESVYANEEMTFADKEKRFMTANLPQSEIQRFIRPAEIGRLAAFVCSPYSSAFKGSPIRMDGGMVPTIF, from the coding sequence ATGGAGATGGGATTAAGCGGTAAAACGGCATTAGTTACAGGATCAACGAAAGGGATTGGCAAGGCCATTGCCATTGAACTTGCCCGGGAAGGTGTTCATGTCCTGATTAATGGAAGGAAGTATGAAGAGGTAGAACGAACTGTAAATGAATTGAGGTCCAATTTCCCGGCTACCTCTCCTCAAAATGCCACAGCCGATATTGTAGATCCCGGGCAAAGAGAAATTTTATTTGAAAAATACCCGGATATTGATATTTTGGTTAACAATACGGGAATTTATGAGATTATGCAGTATGAGGACGTTGACGATGAAGTATGGGAGAACTATTTCCGTACTAATGTTCTTGCAGCAAATGGATTATCCAAATTTTATTTACCCCAAATGTTGAAAAAGAATGATGGCCGCCTGATCTTTATTGCCAGTGAAGAAGCCCTTATGCCTTCTGGACAAATGCCTCAGTACGCAGTGACCAAATCCATGCTGCTATCTCTATCTAAAAGCTTATCCAAATTAACAATAGGCAGCGAAGTTACAGTCAATACCATCCTGCCAGGACCCACACTCTCTGAGAATGTGCAGGGAATCATTGAGAGTGTCTACGCTAATGAAGAGATGACTTTTGCTGACAAAGAGAAAAGATTTATGACGGCCAACCTGCCGCAATCTGAAATTCAGAGGTTTATCAGGCCAGCTGAAATCGGCAGACTGGCTGCTTTTGTATGCAGCCCTTATTCTTCCGCATTTAAAGGTTCTCCTATCCGCATGGATGGGGGAATGGTGCCGACTATATTTTAA
- a CDS encoding helix-turn-helix transcriptional regulator codes for MKFQSADRIKIPQGFWAGLRQLGIAAHDVARKAGQPLTIIAEPAVTTAQYFAVWQAYSDLIGDTAKGIIALATGFDTAKYPPTALATYHARDYRDALKRMVRYKQLCPPENLRITEEGESCTIELEWLYTGQPGPPVLTGITLAHLLELGRRGTGQPLTARFVEFSPDMGDVQALEAYFGCPIRMGAQGNRLTLYRGDLDRPFVSYNEELLEMLTPALDQSLLEQQRSRSITGRVKWIMKRNLTGGQSDLQAVAKELGLSDRTLQRRLTDENTSFKQLLTEVRHAQAREYLADPSLDIKEVAFLIGYEDQNSFYRAFRLWEGDTPSNWRVKQEDWRSTLVTEHSGQVNIMPGK; via the coding sequence ATGAAATTTCAATCGGCTGACCGCATAAAGATTCCGCAAGGATTTTGGGCAGGATTACGTCAATTGGGGATTGCCGCCCATGACGTTGCCCGCAAAGCTGGACAGCCGCTTACCATAATTGCTGAACCGGCAGTCACCACGGCCCAATATTTTGCGGTCTGGCAGGCTTATTCCGATCTTATTGGCGATACAGCCAAAGGTATCATTGCGCTGGCGACCGGTTTTGATACAGCAAAGTACCCGCCAACCGCCTTAGCGACCTATCACGCTCGTGACTACCGCGACGCGCTAAAGCGAATGGTTCGCTACAAACAACTGTGTCCCCCGGAAAACCTGCGCATCACCGAGGAAGGCGAGAGTTGCACCATCGAACTGGAATGGCTGTATACCGGACAACCTGGTCCGCCGGTATTGACCGGAATTACACTGGCGCATCTTCTGGAGCTTGGCCGCCGGGGCACAGGTCAACCTTTGACAGCACGTTTCGTCGAATTTTCGCCTGACATGGGCGATGTACAGGCCCTTGAGGCTTACTTTGGCTGCCCTATACGGATGGGTGCGCAAGGTAACCGGTTGACGCTCTATCGGGGAGATTTGGACCGGCCCTTTGTTTCGTACAATGAAGAACTGCTGGAGATGCTGACTCCCGCGCTGGACCAATCACTCCTTGAACAGCAGCGCAGCCGCTCCATAACCGGCAGGGTCAAATGGATCATGAAGCGCAATCTCACAGGAGGGCAATCAGACCTTCAAGCTGTCGCGAAGGAGTTGGGATTGAGCGATCGTACCCTGCAGCGCCGGCTGACTGACGAGAACACAAGCTTCAAACAACTGTTGACAGAAGTAAGACATGCACAGGCACGGGAGTACTTGGCAGACCCCTCGCTCGATATTAAAGAAGTAGCTTTTTTAATTGGATATGAAGACCAAAACTCATTCTACCGTGCCTTTCGTCTGTGGGAAGGGGATACCCCTTCAAACTGGCGTGTTAAGCAAGAAGATTGGCGCAGTACGCTAGTTACTGAACACTCCGGACAAGTTAATATAATGCCTGGTAAATAA
- a CDS encoding histidinol phosphate phosphatase domain-containing protein — protein sequence MKIDLHLHLEEGPYSPRWLQRTMESLTAMTDSSEQIHTQAWMQESFGLLERRMAGGAFTSEWLDLYLKQAKQRGIHTVGIVDHLYRFTKYKAYYEKHMLLEDTLIGRLQREWLDQVCMADSDHFVACIQAQKEKWQREGVQLRLGIEADYFPGCEQELAGILKEQPYDYVIGSVHFVDGWGFDNPATQTYFEQFDLEVLYARFFEIVGQAVSSRLFDIVAHLDNLKAFNYRPDEQRLLPMYEKIADLLVAHDTATEINAGMVYRYPIREMCPSPAFLAVLAAKGVLFTTSTDAHFPDDLGGYTDQQLEMLKQAGVREIVTFQNRRRSRHWLE from the coding sequence ATGAAAATAGATTTGCACCTTCATCTGGAAGAAGGACCCTATTCACCAAGGTGGCTGCAGCGGACGATGGAGAGTCTGACTGCGATGACAGACAGCAGTGAGCAGATTCATACGCAGGCTTGGATGCAGGAGAGCTTCGGTCTGCTGGAGCGGCGGATGGCAGGCGGAGCTTTTACATCGGAGTGGCTGGATTTGTATCTGAAGCAAGCCAAGCAGCGCGGCATTCATACGGTGGGCATCGTCGATCATCTGTACCGTTTCACGAAATATAAAGCCTATTATGAAAAACACATGCTCCTGGAGGATACCTTGATAGGCCGTCTTCAGCGGGAGTGGCTGGATCAGGTGTGTATGGCGGATTCAGATCATTTTGTTGCTTGCATTCAGGCCCAGAAGGAAAAATGGCAGCGGGAAGGGGTGCAGCTGCGGCTCGGCATCGAAGCGGATTATTTCCCGGGCTGCGAGCAGGAGCTAGCCGGAATATTGAAGGAACAGCCGTATGACTATGTTATCGGTTCAGTGCATTTTGTAGATGGCTGGGGGTTTGACAATCCGGCGACCCAGACGTATTTTGAACAATTTGATCTGGAAGTCCTATATGCCCGGTTCTTTGAGATCGTCGGCCAAGCGGTGTCTTCCCGCCTGTTCGATATTGTCGCCCACCTCGACAACCTCAAAGCCTTCAATTACCGCCCGGATGAACAACGTCTCCTGCCGATGTATGAGAAGATTGCAGATTTGCTGGTCGCGCATGATACGGCCACGGAGATTAACGCGGGAATGGTGTACCGCTATCCGATCCGGGAAATGTGCCCGAGCCCGGCTTTCCTGGCTGTACTGGCAGCCAAGGGCGTGCTGTTCACTACCTCTACCGATGCCCACTTTCCAGACGACCTCGGCGGGTATACAGATCAGCAGCTGGAGATGCTGAAGCAGGCGGGGGTGCGGGAAATTGTAACCTTCCAGAACCGGCGGCGAAGCCGGCACTGGCTGGAATAA
- a CDS encoding metallophosphoesterase family protein: MNKQRLSFHADGTFKIVQFTDIHLKDGIEPERDARTLALMERILIIEQPDLIVFSGDLIYSEETVDPKATFRRVIEIAVQAGTPFAVIYGNHDSEKGVTREELQAILAEYELCMAEAGPGEIHGTGNYVLPLFNHADDRESGALYFVDSGEYAPAAIGGYAWIHSDQVAWYLQESAKNRERNGGVLPALAFMHIPIPEYQEVWQSGSVAGRKGEMVCCSKVNSGWFAAMLEAGDVMAAFAGHDHDNDYIGVLHGITLAYGRVTGHNTYGALQRGARVIQLTEGERRFETWIRQEDGSVV, translated from the coding sequence ATGAACAAGCAACGTCTTTCTTTTCATGCAGATGGGACTTTTAAAATTGTACAGTTTACCGATATCCATCTGAAGGATGGAATCGAACCGGAGCGTGATGCCCGGACGCTGGCCCTGATGGAACGCATTCTGATCATCGAGCAACCGGATCTGATAGTGTTCAGTGGTGACCTGATTTACAGTGAAGAGACAGTGGACCCTAAGGCTACGTTCCGCCGGGTAATTGAGATTGCAGTGCAGGCAGGTACGCCTTTTGCTGTAATCTATGGCAACCACGATTCAGAGAAGGGGGTTACGCGGGAAGAGCTGCAGGCGATTTTGGCGGAATATGAGTTATGTATGGCTGAAGCCGGACCGGGAGAGATTCACGGCACGGGCAATTATGTGCTGCCGCTCTTCAACCATGCTGATGACCGGGAGTCGGGGGCACTATATTTTGTGGATTCGGGTGAATATGCGCCTGCAGCAATCGGCGGATATGCCTGGATTCATTCGGATCAAGTGGCCTGGTATTTGCAGGAATCGGCCAAGAATAGAGAGAGAAACGGCGGTGTTCTGCCTGCCCTGGCTTTTATGCATATTCCCATCCCTGAGTATCAGGAAGTGTGGCAGTCTGGGAGTGTAGCCGGGAGAAAAGGCGAAATGGTCTGCTGCTCCAAAGTGAACAGCGGGTGGTTTGCGGCAATGCTGGAAGCAGGGGATGTGATGGCAGCCTTCGCCGGTCACGATCATGACAATGATTACATAGGTGTGCTGCATGGGATTACACTGGCCTATGGCCGGGTGACCGGGCATAACACATACGGGGCGCTTCAGCGCGGGGCGAGGGTCATTCAGCTGACGGAAGGAGAACGCCGCTTCGAAACCTGGATCAGGCAGGAGGATGGAAGCGTAGTTTAA
- a CDS encoding DeoR/GlpR family DNA-binding transcription regulator produces MTLLAEERQQMILQQLEETGKVKVIPLAQQLEVSNETIRRDLDALEEQRKLKRVYGGAVKLTHFDGEPSYTMRRKLNQEGKQAIGREAARLLQDGDTVFMDTGTTVLEMTRYMAGKKNITIVTNSLPTASALLQALGLEQFTGKVIMLGGEISIQQQSVSGILAHELLKQFTLDKAFLSVGGISPAQGITDYDMNESLVSRLASGQANEVILLADHSKIGSTAFCQIAPLQSADVIISDQELPGGWKEELERIGVAWIKS; encoded by the coding sequence ATGACATTACTCGCAGAAGAACGGCAGCAGATGATATTGCAGCAATTAGAGGAAACCGGAAAGGTAAAAGTGATCCCGCTGGCACAGCAGCTTGAGGTGTCCAATGAGACAATCCGCCGCGATCTGGATGCCTTGGAGGAACAACGGAAGTTAAAGCGTGTGTATGGAGGCGCCGTGAAGCTTACCCATTTTGACGGGGAGCCTTCGTATACGATGAGGCGCAAGCTGAACCAGGAAGGAAAGCAGGCGATTGGCCGTGAAGCTGCCAGACTGCTGCAGGATGGGGATACAGTGTTCATGGATACAGGGACGACCGTACTGGAGATGACCCGCTATATGGCAGGAAAGAAAAATATCACTATTGTGACGAACTCCCTGCCTACAGCGTCCGCCTTGCTCCAGGCTTTGGGCCTTGAGCAATTTACGGGCAAAGTCATTATGCTTGGCGGTGAAATCTCCATTCAGCAGCAATCGGTGAGCGGAATTCTTGCCCATGAGCTGCTAAAACAATTCACACTGGACAAAGCCTTCCTGTCCGTCGGCGGAATCTCGCCTGCCCAAGGCATTACGGATTACGATATGAATGAATCGCTGGTGTCACGGCTGGCCTCCGGGCAAGCAAACGAAGTGATTCTGCTGGCAGACCACAGCAAAATCGGCAGCACGGCTTTTTGCCAAATCGCTCCGCTGCAGAGCGCCGACGTGATCATCTCCGATCAGGAGCTGCCGGGGGGCTGGAAGGAAGAGCTGGAACGCATAGGGGTAGCGTGGATTAAGTCCTGA
- a CDS encoding YwiC-like family protein → MKRFIPNQHGAWSMLVLPFLLGMAASQASFLHIPLFLCWLLIYLFIFPLLQGVKTRRFDRYAPPLKVYGLLLLPFAAYLMAAEPKLLWFALPALPLFAVNLYYARTKNERALLNDIAGILLFCLMVFPVFYIGGGTDRGMAAEFFILALLYFVGTALYVKTIIREKNNPRYYYASVIYHSLFVLAGVVLFPSLTVPLLILLARAASLPRTKITAKQTGIMEIGFSVMLYLSVIVLL, encoded by the coding sequence ATGAAGAGGTTTATTCCCAATCAGCACGGAGCCTGGTCCATGCTGGTTCTCCCTTTTTTGTTAGGGATGGCGGCCTCCCAAGCATCATTTCTGCATATTCCCCTGTTCTTGTGCTGGCTGCTGATTTATTTGTTCATCTTTCCGCTCCTCCAGGGGGTCAAAACAAGGCGTTTTGACCGGTATGCACCGCCGCTCAAAGTGTACGGCCTGCTGCTCTTGCCTTTTGCAGCTTATCTGATGGCTGCCGAACCTAAGCTGCTTTGGTTTGCCTTGCCGGCACTCCCGCTGTTTGCGGTTAATTTGTATTATGCCAGAACGAAGAACGAGCGGGCCCTGCTCAATGATATCGCGGGAATTCTGCTGTTTTGCCTGATGGTCTTTCCCGTTTTTTATATCGGCGGAGGAACAGACCGCGGAATGGCTGCCGAATTTTTTATACTGGCTCTGCTGTATTTTGTGGGTACTGCCTTGTATGTAAAAACGATTATTCGTGAAAAAAACAATCCCCGGTATTATTACGCGTCTGTGATTTATCATAGTCTGTTCGTGCTTGCGGGAGTGGTGCTGTTTCCATCCTTAACGGTTCCGCTGTTAATTCTGCTGGCGCGCGCAGCAAGCCTTCCCAGAACAAAAATTACAGCCAAACAAACGGGAATAATGGAAATCGGCTTTTCTGTAATGCTGTACCTATCTGTAATCGTTCTGTTATAA